From Glycine soja cultivar W05 chromosome 4, ASM419377v2, whole genome shotgun sequence, the proteins below share one genomic window:
- the LOC114409017 gene encoding syntaxin-32-like isoform X1 codes for MHTKSAQSSFRDRTHEFQSIAERLKKTGSAPNGQSSSSSRSEEQRSAIANQSEFNRRASKIGLGIHQTSQKLAKLAKLAKRTSVFDDPTMEIQELTGVIKQDITALNSAVVDLQLLCNSRNESGNASTDTTSHSTTVVDDLKTRLMSTTKEFKDVLTMRTENLKVHENRRQLFSANGSKDSANPFVRQRPLATRSAANTSNAPAPPWATGSSSSQLFPKKQVDGESQPLLQQQQQQQQEVVPLQDSYMQSRAEALQNVESTIHELSNIFNQLATLVSQQGEIAIRIDENMDDTLANVEGAQGALLKYLNSISSNRWLMIKIFFVLIFFLMVFLFFVA; via the exons ATGCACACCAAATCGGCGCAGTCATCGTTTCGGGACCGGACGCACGAATTCCAGAGCATTGCGGAGAGGTTGAAGAAGACAGGATCAGCGCCAAATGGACAAAGCAGCAGCTCATCCAGATCGGAGGAACAGCGATCGGCGATTGCAAATCAATCAGAGTTCAACAGAAGAGCTTCCAAGATCGGCTTGGGGATTCACCAAACGTCTCAGAAGCTCGCCAAGCTCGCCAAGT TGGCGAAAAGGACTTCGGTTTTTGATGACCCTACTATGGAAATCCAAGAGCTTACGGGGGTTATTAAGCAAGATATCACTGCTCTAAACTCTGCGGTTGTGGATCTTCAGTTACTCTGCAACTCTAGGAACGAGAGTGGGAACGCTTCTACCGACACGACTAGCCATTCAACCACGGTGGTTGATGACCTGAAGACAAGGTTGATGAGCACCACTAAAGAGTTTAAGGATGTTCTCACCATGCGAACTGAG AACTTGAAAGTGCATGAGAATAGAAGGCAGCTGTTTTCGGCCAATGGTTCTAAGGACTCTGCAAATCCTTTTGTCCGGCAACGGCCGTTGGCTACAAGGTCGGCTGCTAATACTTCTAATGCCCCCGCTCCACCATGGGCTACCGGGTCATCTTCATCTCAGTTGTTTCCTAA GAAGCAGGTAGATGGGGAGAGTCAACCATTGCTgcaacagcagcagcagcagcagcaagaGGTAGTTCCCTTGCAAGACAGTTACATGCAAAGCAGAGCTGAAGCTCTTCAGAATGTTGAGTCCACCATTCATGAGCTCAGCAACATCTTTAATCAACTAGCAACTCTTGTTTCCCAACAAGGAGAGATTGCCATCAG GATCGATGAAAATATGGATGATACACTGGCAAATGTAGAGGGGGCGCAAGGGGCTTTGTTGAAGTATCTGAACAGCATATCTTCTAATAGGTGGCTGATGATCAAGATTTTCtttgtattaatattttttcttatggttttcttattttttgtggcaTAG
- the LOC114409017 gene encoding syntaxin-32-like isoform X2 encodes MHTKSAQSSFRDRTHEFQSIAERLKKTGSAPNGQSSSSSRSEEQRSAIANQSEFNRRASKIGLGIHQTSQKLAKLAKLAKRTSVFDDPTMEIQELTGVIKQDITALNSAVVDLQLLCNSRNESGNASTDTTSHSTTVVDDLKTRLMSTTKEFKDVLTMRTENLKVHENRRQLFSANGSKDSANPFVRQRPLATRSAANTSNAPAPPWATGSSSSQLFPKKQVDGESQPLLQQQQQQQQEVVPLQDSYMQSRAEALQNVESTIHELSNIFNQLATLVSQQGEIAIRGGARGFVEVSEQHIF; translated from the exons ATGCACACCAAATCGGCGCAGTCATCGTTTCGGGACCGGACGCACGAATTCCAGAGCATTGCGGAGAGGTTGAAGAAGACAGGATCAGCGCCAAATGGACAAAGCAGCAGCTCATCCAGATCGGAGGAACAGCGATCGGCGATTGCAAATCAATCAGAGTTCAACAGAAGAGCTTCCAAGATCGGCTTGGGGATTCACCAAACGTCTCAGAAGCTCGCCAAGCTCGCCAAGT TGGCGAAAAGGACTTCGGTTTTTGATGACCCTACTATGGAAATCCAAGAGCTTACGGGGGTTATTAAGCAAGATATCACTGCTCTAAACTCTGCGGTTGTGGATCTTCAGTTACTCTGCAACTCTAGGAACGAGAGTGGGAACGCTTCTACCGACACGACTAGCCATTCAACCACGGTGGTTGATGACCTGAAGACAAGGTTGATGAGCACCACTAAAGAGTTTAAGGATGTTCTCACCATGCGAACTGAG AACTTGAAAGTGCATGAGAATAGAAGGCAGCTGTTTTCGGCCAATGGTTCTAAGGACTCTGCAAATCCTTTTGTCCGGCAACGGCCGTTGGCTACAAGGTCGGCTGCTAATACTTCTAATGCCCCCGCTCCACCATGGGCTACCGGGTCATCTTCATCTCAGTTGTTTCCTAA GAAGCAGGTAGATGGGGAGAGTCAACCATTGCTgcaacagcagcagcagcagcagcaagaGGTAGTTCCCTTGCAAGACAGTTACATGCAAAGCAGAGCTGAAGCTCTTCAGAATGTTGAGTCCACCATTCATGAGCTCAGCAACATCTTTAATCAACTAGCAACTCTTGTTTCCCAACAAGGAGAGATTGCCATCAG AGGGGGCGCAAGGGGCTTTGTTGAAGTATCTGAACAGCATATCTTCTAA
- the LOC114409018 gene encoding syntaxin-32-like yields the protein MHVKSAQSSFRDRTQEFHSITERLKKSGSGPNGPSSSSTSSRSEEQRSAIANQSEFNRRASKIGYGIHQTSQKLAKLAKLAKRTSVFDDPTMEIQELTGVIKQDITALNSAVVDLQLVCSSRNETGNVSADTSSHSSTVVDDLKTRLMSTTKEFKDVLTMRTENMKVHENRRQLFSSSASKDSANPFIRQRPLAARAAASTSSAPALPWANGSPSSSQAFPKKQVDGESQPLLQQQQQQQEVVPLQDSYMQSRAEALQNVESTIHELSNIFNQLATLVSQQGEIAIRIDENMDDTLANVEGAQGALLKYLNSISSNRWLMIKIFFVLIFFLMVFLFFVA from the exons ATGCACGTCAAATCGGCGCAGTCATCGTTCCGGGATCGGACACAGGAATTCCACAGCATCACAGAGAGGTTGAAGAAGTCCGGATCAGGGCCCAATGGGCCCAGTAGTAGCAGCACTTCTTCCAGATCGGAGGAACAGCGATCCGCGATCGCGAATCAATCGGAGTTCAATAGAAGGGCCTCCAAAATCGGCTACGGGATTCACCAAACGTCTCAGAAGCTCGCCAAACTCGCCAAAT TAGCGAAAAGGACTTCGGTTTTTGATGACCCTACTATGGAAATCCAAGAGCTTACGGGGGTTATTAAGCAGGATATCACTGCTCTGAACTCTGCTGTTGTGGATCTTCAGTTGGTGTGTAGCTCTAGGAATGAGACTGGAAATGTTTCTGCCGATACCTCTAGCCATTCGAGCACGGTGGTCGATGACTTGAAGACACGGTTGATGAGCACCACCAAAGAGTTTAAGGATGTTTTGACCATGAGAACTGAG AATATGAAAGTGCATGAGAATAGAAGACAGTTGTTTTCGTCTTCTGCTTCTAAGGATTCTGCGAATCCTTTTATTCGGCAACGGCCGTTGGCTGCAAGGGCGGCTGCTAGTACTTCTAGTGCCCCTGCTCTTCCCTGGGCTAATGGGTCACCATCTTCATCTCAGGCGTTTCCCAA GAAGCAAGTGGATGGGGAGAGTCAACCATTGTTGCAACAGCAACAGCAGCAGCAGGAGGTAGTTCCATTGCAAGATAGTTACATGCAAAGCAGAGCTGAAGCACTTCAGAATGTTGAGTCCACTATTCATGAGCTTAGCAACATTTTCAATCAGCTAGCAACACTTGTTTCCCAACAAGGAGAGATTGCCATCAG GATTGATGAAAACATGGATGATACATTGGCAAACGTAGAGGGAGCACAGGGGGCTTTGTTGAAGTATCTGAACAGCATATCTTCTAATCGGTGGTTGATGatcaaaattttctttgtattaatatttttccttatggttttcttattttttgtggcaTAG
- the LOC114409015 gene encoding uncharacterized protein LOC114409015 — translation MDTLFFGIKLRAPLEVNNTIKRVFPRSKRCNVSAKHVRYPSRHAFRFCSQNVNLLRKPHVSASGSRLKCFKEKEPPFSLSVSYFTSLWKEGVLLMRASVFTVVISGLCLLVWFGRNKAKGFVETNILPSVCSVISEYVQRDVCFGKVVRISPLSVTLESCSFGPGEEEFSCGEAPTAKVRFRPLASLWRGKFVFDAVLSHPCVLVVQKKDYSWLGIPLSQGGIQRRLSTNEGLDHRTKVRRVAREEAAAKHVRDRDDAAREAAEMGYFVSEKNCGPSKGDDNLKEIATHSVGGTNSKGFFCMKKVEQHGHRCVDTGVDYDMKHADLEESFRVKFPEKGLKFWKRVIKGHRKHKFKQKAKRSDISASGIALRKRILERGAFAANAYFHSQSHGMFEHPLSSSGCFHSRDHDRQWVKSDFDKNAVSVASGDDNRNDDNRNGTQFRDLGVWSPSANENINGNSKDLNFFGDLSSQTRESKHENLQSSEDVAEHANANISTEKKEELRLHVAHNPIDVSATRGQRDLVSVKPRSVLATYFQVSFETLIMKFGLTSFFRNIEGLTSFFLAGPIEKLKSEMSLKVEGTVAENVDGVDVLQSEDLTKILPVTLDSVQFRGATVMLLTYGDREVRVMENANGHVKFHNHYYNRINVKLGGNCKTWRSDDICEGDGWLSVIVFVDTVEQKWHANLKIDHFFVPLFERILDIPITWSKGMASGQVHLCMSKGETFPNHHGQLDVTGLNFQILNAPSCFSDISGSLCFRGQSIFLHNACGWFGSIPLEASGDFGIHPEEGEFHLMCQVPSVEVNALMRTFNMRSLLFPLAGSITALFNCQGPLDTPIFVGTGTVSRTFSSLHVDTPTTVASEALAKSKEAGALAAFDRVPFSHVSANFTFNTDSCIADLYGIRASLVDGGEIRGAGTVWICSEAVNDETAIDANFSGSLAFEKIMLRYIPSYHHLVPLKFGVLSENTKLSGSLLRPRFDIKWTAPTAEGPFSKSQGDIIISHDFITVNSASAALDLYMKVQTSFSDNFSSKREEFYAPRASLFTVGGVEFDLHMRGFEFFSLVTPYTLDFPRALILKATGRIKFQGKVLRPSTTIIEHNFDKNKQHVQMLEKGSAASLVGEVSISGLKLNQLMLAPQMSGSLSVSPDCIKLNASGRPDESLVMDFVGPLQLSGESGLKSGQLMSISLHKGQLRANVDFQPCHSASLEVWHFPLDELELASLKGTIQRAEIQLNLQKRRGHGIISVLQPKFNGVLGEALDVAARWSGDVITIEKTILEQSYSYYEMQGEYVLPGTRDDNPVDIKGDGFLKRFLSGHLGSVISSMGRWRMKLEVPRAEVAEMLPLARLLSRSMDPAVLSRSKDFFIQSLQSIGLYSMSTQQLIELIREHHVPSNDVLEDLSLPGLLELKGRWHGSLNASGGGNGDTLAEFDFHGEDWEWGEYKTQCVLAVGTYSNVDGLHLEKILIQKDNATIHADGTLLGPKSNLHFAVLNFPVSLIPTVVQIIDSTASNAVHSLWQLLAPIRGILHMEGDLRGSLAKPECDAQIRLLDGAIGGIVLERAEVVASLTSTNRFLFNAKFEPLIQNGHVLIQGAIPVTFFQSNMSQQDVELDKNRATWAPEWVKKKNMGATDDARDKKVSRRRNEEGWNTQLAESLKGLNWQILDVREVRVDVDIKDGGMMLVTALTPYANWLYGSADIMLEVRGTVDQPVLNGYASLCRASISSPVFRNSLTNFGGTVHMKSNRLSIPSLESRIGRKGKLLVKGNLPLRTKEAALNDKIEFKCEVLEVQAKNILSGQVNSQVQITGSILQPNISGNIKLSQGEVYLPHDKGGAASNGFPSYPSALPRGSVDKSFASRYISRYFGSEAASPMAKNSQSSDCVNESIQVEKDMEEVQIKPNIGICLSNLKLVLGPELKIVYPFILNFAVSGELELNGLAHPKCIKPRGTLTFENGEVDLVAMQVRLKREHLNVARFEPDNGLDPMLDLTLVGSERQYRIHRRASNWQDFVEQDALSPIEVARRLDSQLAESILENNGQLAFEKLATATLEKLMPRIEGKGQFGLAKWKLVYAPQIPSLVSSGATVDPFTLLAANLSFGTDVEVQLGKRIQARIVRQMKESQMAMEWTLTYKLTSRLHLCLKNGSSKCVLFEYSASQD, via the exons ATGGACACTTTGTTTTTCGGGATAAAGCTTCGTGCTCCTTTGGAAGTTAACAACACTATCAAAAGGGTTTTCCCTAGAAGCAAGAGGTGCAATGTTTCTGCAAAACATGTTCGTTACCCATCGAGGCATGCTTTTAGGTTTTGTAGCCAAAATGTAAACTTGTTGAGGAAACCCCATGTTTCTGCAAGTGGGTCGAGGTTGAAATGCTTCAAGGAAAAGGAACCACCCTTTTCTCTCAGTGTTAGTTATTTCACCTCATTGTGGAAAGAGGGTGTTCTTTTGATGAGGGCCTCTGTGTTCACTGTTGTTATCTCTGGTTTGTGtcttttggtttggtttggaaGGAACAAAGCCAAGGGTTTtgttgaaacaaatattttgcCTTCTGTTTGTTCAGTGATCAGTGAGTATGTTCAGCGCGATGTTTGCTTTGGCAAGGTTGTGAGAATCTCACCCTTGAGTGTAACATTGGAGTCATGTTCATTTGGGCCAGGTGAAGAGGAATTTTCCTGTGGTGAGGCTCCCACTGCGAAGGTTCGTTTTCGCCCCCTTGCCAGTCTGTGGAGGGGGAAGTTTGTGTTTGATGCAGTTTTGTCACATCCGTGTGTCTTAGTAGTGCAAAAGAAAGACTATAGCTGGTTAGGGATACCGCTGTCTCAAGGGGGCATTCAGAGGCGCTTGTCAACCAACGAAGGACTTGATCATCGCACTAAAGTGAGGAGGGTTGCACGAGAGGAGGCGGCTGCTAAACATGTTAGAGACAGGGATGATGCCGCTAGGGAAGCTGCAGAGATGGGTTACTTTGTTTCTGAGAAGAATTGTGGTCCATCCAAGGGTGATGATAATTTAAAGGAAATTGCAACTCATTCAGTAGGAGGAACAAACTCCAAGGGTTTTTTCTGCATGAAGAAGGTGGAGCAGCATGGTCATCGTTGTGTGGACACAGGTGTTGATTATGATATGAAACATGCTGATTTGGAGGAGTCATTTAGGGTGAAGTTCCCTGAAAAAGGACTTAAGTTTTGGAAAAGAGTCATAAAAGGGCATAGAAAACACAAATTTAAGCAGAAGGCTAAAAGAAGTGACATCAGTGCATCTGGTATTGCTCTCAGAAAAAGAATTCTTGAACGTGGTGCATTTGCAGCAAATGCATACTTTCACAGTCAATCACATGGGATGTTTGAGCATCCTTTGTCATCTTCTGGATGTTTTCATTCTAGAGATCATGATAGGCAATGGGTAAAAAGTGATTTTGACAAAAATGCTGTATCTGTTGCCAGTGGTGATGATAATAGAAATGATGATAACCGTAATGGAACACAATTCAGAGATCTGGGAGTCTGGTCTCCTTcggcaaatgaaaatattaatggtaattcaaaagatttaaattttttcggTGATCTGTCTTCACAGACAAGGGagagtaaacatgaaaatttaCAATCTAGTGAGGATGTTGCAGAACATGCCAATGCTAATATTAGTACAGAGAAAAAGGAGGAGTTGAGACTTCATGTTGCACACAATCCAATTGATGTTAGTGCAACTAGGGGCCAAAGAGATTTGGTTTCTGTGAAGCCTAGGTCTGTGCTGGCAACATATTTTCAGGTTTCGTTTGAGACCTTGATTATGAAATTTGGCTTAACCTCGTTTTTTAGAAACATTGAGGGGTTGACATCTTTCTTCCTTGCTGGTCCCATTGAAAAGTTGAAGTCTGAAATGAGTCTGAAAGTTGAAGGTACCGTTGCTGAAAATGTAGATGGGGTAGATGTTCTGCAGTCTGAAGACCTAACTAAGATTCTTCCTGTTACATTGGATTCTGTTCAATTTAGAGGTGCAACTGTGATGCTACTTACATATGGTGACAGGGAAGTTAG GGTGATGGAGAATGCCAATGGCCATGTGAAGTTTCATAACCACTACTACAACCGTATAAATGTAAAACTGGGTGGAAATTGTAAGACTTGGAGATCAGATGATATATGTGAAGGTGATGGCTGGTTGTCTGTCATTGTTTTTGTTGACACTGTTGAGCAGAAATGGCATGCTAATTTGAAGATTGACCATTTTTTTGTCCCG CTGTTTGAAAGGATCCTAGACATTCCAATTACATGGTCTAAAGGGATGGCCAGCGGTCAG GTTCACTTGTGCATGTCAAAGGGTGAAacttttccaaatcatcatggACAGCTTGACGTAACAGGGTTGAACTTCCAAATATTAAATGCTCCATCGTGTTTTTCT GACATATCAGGAAGTTTATGTTTTCGTGGTCAAAGTATATTTTTACACAATGCATGTGGCTGGTTTGGCAGCATTCCTCTAGAAGCATCAGGAGATTTTGGCATTCATCCTGAGGAAGGAGAATTTCATCTTATGTGTCAG GTTCCTAGTGTTGAAGTGAATGCTTTGATGAGAACTTTCAATATGAGATCTCTCTTGTTCCCA CTAGCAGGATCGATAACTGCTCTATTTAATTGTCAAGGCCCACTGGATACTCCTATATTTGTGGGAACTGGAACGGTTTCAAGGACATTCTCTTCTTTGCATGTTGACACTCCTACAACTGTAGCATCTGAAGCACTTGCTAAAAGTAAGGAGGCTGGAGCATTGGCAGCATTTGATCGTGTACCATTTTCACATGTATCTGCCAATTTCACTTTCAACACTGATAGCTGT ATTGCTGATTTGTATGGAATTAGAGCGAGCCTTGTGGATGGTGGTGAAATTCGAGGGGCTGGGACTGTATGGATATGCTCAGAG GCTGTGAATGATGAGACAGCAATAGATGCAAACTTCTCTGGAAGTTTGGCCTTTGAAAAAATTATGCTTCGCTATATTCCCAGTTATCATCATTTGGTGCCACTCAAATTTGGGGTTTTAAGTGAAAACACAAAACTTTCAGGATCTCTTTTAAGACC gAGGTTTGATATAAAATGGACTGCACCGACGGCAGAAGGGCCTTTCA GTAAATCGCAAGGAGATATCATAATCTCACATGATTTCATTACTGTTAATTCTGCTTCGGCTGCATTAGATTTGTATATGAAAGTTCAAACATCTTTTTCTgataatttttcttctaaaagagAAGAGTTTTATGCACCGAGAGCCAGTCTATTCACTGTTGGTGGAGTTGAGTTTGATTTGCACATGCGTggatttgaattctttagtttgGTCACGCCTTATACATTGGATTTTCCAAGAGCTTTGATTTTGAAAGCAACCGGAAGGATCAAGTTTCAGGGAAAGGTTTTAAGACCTAGTACCACtattattgaacataattttgaCAAGAACAAGCAGCATGTGCAAATGTTGGAGAAAGGAAGTGCAGCTAGTCTTGTTGGTGAGGTTTCAATCTCTGGTCTCAAATTGAATCAATTGATGCTTGCACCTCAGATGTCTGGGTCATTGAGTGTTTCTCCTGATTGCATCAAG TTGAATGCCTCTGGTAGGCCTGATGAAAGTCTTGTGATGGATTTTGTTGGGCCACTACAGCTCAGTGGTGAAAGTGGTCTGAAAAGTGGACAACTGATGTCCATTTCCCTTCATAAGGGCCAGTTGAGGGCTAATGTAGATTTTCAACCATGTCATTCAGCTAGCTTGGAG GTATGGCATTTTCCACTTGATGAGCTGGAACTTGCTTCTCTCAAGGGAACTATACAGAGG gcaGAAATCCAGCTTAATCTTCAAAAAAGAAGAGGACATGGAATCATATCTGTACTTCAGCCAAAGTTCAATGGAGTGCTTGGTGAAGCCCTGGATGTGGCAGCTAGGTGGAGTGGAGATGTT ATCACTATTGAAAAAACTATTTTGGAACAAAGCTACAGTTATTATGAAATGCAAGGTGAATATGTATTACCTGGCACTCGAGATGATAACCCTGTTGACATAAAAGGGGATGGCTTTTTAAAAAGGTTCTTGTCTGGGCATCTTGGTAGTGTTATATCCTCGATGGGTAGGTGGAGAATGAAACTTGAAGTTCCCAGAGCTGAGGTTGCTGAGATGCTCCCTCTTGCAAGGCTTCTTTCTCGAAGTATGGATCCTGCTGTTCTTTCAAGATCAAAG gatttttttattcaaagtttGCAGTCGATAGGATTATATTCTATGAGCACTCAACAACTGATTGAG TTAATAAGGGAGCATCATGTTCCGTCAAATGATGTTCTTGAAGATTTGAGCCTTCCTGGTTTACTTGAACTCAAAGGTCGCTGGCATGGTTCTCTCAATGCAAGTGGTGGAGGGAATGGAGACACCctg GCAGAATTTGACTTTCATGGGGAGGATTGGGAGTGGGGAGAATACAAAACTCAGTGTGTCTTGGCAGTTGGTACTTATAGTAATGTTGATGGCTTGCACCTGGAGAAAATTTTGATCCAGAAGGATAATGCCACAATTCATGCTGATGGAACTTTGTTAGGACCTAAATCCAACCTTCATTTTGCTGTCTTAAACTTTCCTGTTAGTCTGATACCAACAGTAGTTCAGATCATTGACTCTACAGCATCCAACGCTGTTCATTCTCTGTGGCAATTGTTAGCACCCATTAGGGGGATCTTGCATATGGAAGGAGATCTTAGAGGAAGTTTAGCAAAACCAGAATGTGATGCTCAAATTAGGCTACTTGATGGTGCCATTGGTGGAATTGTTCTTGAACGAGCAGAAGTCGTTGCCTCTCTGACCTCAACCAATCGTTTTCTATTCAATGCAAAATTTGAACCTTTGATCCAGAATGGTCATGTACTAATTCAAGGAGCTATTCCTGTTACTTTTTTCCAAAGTAACATGTCACAGCAAGATGTGGAATTAGATAAGAATAGGGCTACTTGGGCTCCTGAATGGGTGAAAAAGAAGAACATGGGGGCCACCGATGATGCCAGAGACAAAAAAGTTTCTAGACGTAGAAATGAAGAAGGTTGGAATACTCAATTAGCTGAAAGCCTTAAAGGTTTAAATTGGCAAATTTTAGATGTTAGAGAAGTCAGGGTTGATGTTGATATAAAAGATGGGGGAATGATGCTAGTAACAGCTTTAACTCCTTATGCCAATTGGCTTTATGGCAGTGCTGATATCATGCTTGAG GTCAGAGGTACAGTTGACCAACCAGTGCTTAATGGATATGCATCATTATGTAGGGCATCTATCTCTTCACCCGTGTTCCGAAATTCACTGACCAACTTTGGTGGAACTGTGCACATGAAATCAAACAGGTTATCCATCCCCTCACTGGAGAGTAGGATAGGCAGAAAGGGAAAGCTGCTTGTAAAAGGGAACCTTCCCCTCAGAACAAAGGAAGCAGCTCTCAATGACAAGATCGAGTTTAAGTGTGAAGTTCTAGAAGTGCaggcaaaaaatattttaag TGGCCAGGTCAACTCCCAGGTGCAAATAACTGGTTCCATATTGCAACCTAACATTTCAGGAAATATTAAACTTAGTCAGGGAGAAGTGTATTTGCCACATGATAAGGGTGGTGCTGCTTCCAATGGATTCCCATCATATCCATCTGCACTTCCCCGTGGTAGCGTTGATAAATCATTTGCTTCAAGATATATTTCACGGTATTTTGGCTCAGAAGCTGCTTCTCCGATGGCCAAAAATTCTCAATCCTCTGACTGTG TCAATGAGTCAATTCAGGTGGAAAAGGATATGGAGGAAGTGCAGATAAAACCAAATATAGGAATCTGCCTTAGTAATCTGAAGCTTGTGCTTGGACCAGAGTTGAAGATAGTTTATCCTTTCATCCTTAATTTTGCTGTTAGTGGAGAGCTTGAGTTGAATGGTCTTGCCCATCCCAAATGTATAAAACCTAGGGGCACACTGACATTTGAgaatggtgaagttgatctagTCGCAATGCAG GTGAGGTTAAAACGGGAGCATCTCAATGTTGCAAGGTTTGAGCCTGATAATGGACTAGATCCTATGCTAGATTTAACCTTGGTTGGATCTGAGAGGCAATATAGAATTCATCGTCGAGCTAGCAATTGGCAGGACTTTGTAGAACAGGATGCACTGTCACCAATTGAG
- the LOC114409016 gene encoding general transcription factor IIF subunit 1-like — MVGGGNRREEGSLVLNNTNVFAALDTLKKKKKSDKEKSKGSSTKSQAQSAKAEAQVFWAPAPLNAKSWADVDDEDDDDYYATTAPPQSVWGVSEPHHSKEDKHGNFEDSESEEDILDEGDDEVEEEHDHEPEESLKPEPEVKKDAEVPLPPPKETERQLSKKERKKKELAELEALLADFGVAPKQSKDGQDESQGAQDKTGVETDGDGEKKENVPAESKTSKKKKKKDKASKEVKESQDQPNSSDTNNGPDLATGTENVEEDTSTVDVKERLKKVASTKKKKSSKEMDAAARAAAQEAAARSARLAAAKKKEKNHYNQQPIR, encoded by the exons ATGGTGGGAGGTGGAAACAGGAGGGAGGAAGGGTCGTTGGTGTTGAACAACACGAACGTGTTTGCGGCGCTGGATactctgaagaagaagaagaagtccGATAAGGAGAAGAGCAAGGGTTCGTCGACAAAATCGCAGGCCCAGTCCGCGAAGGCCGAGGCCCAAGTGTTTTGGGCCCCGGCGCCGCTGAACGCCAAGTCTTGGGCCGACGTCGACGACGAGGACGACGACGATTACTACGCCACCACGGCGCCGCCCCAATCGGTGTGGGGCGTTTCCGAACCTCATCACAGTAAGGAGGACAAACATGGGAATTTTGAG GATAGTGAGAGTGAGGAAGATATTTTGGATGAAGGGGATGATGAGGTGGAGGAAGAGCATGATCATGAACCCGAAGAATCTTTGAAACCCGAACCTGAGGTTAAGAAGGATGCTGAAGTCCCTTTGCCACCACCAAAAGAGACAGAAAGGCAGCTCTctaaaaaggaaaggaagaagaaggaacTTGCAGAGCTTGAGGCTCTTCTAGCTGATTTTGGAGTGGCACCAAAACAAAGTAAAGATGGTCAAGATGAGTCTCAAG gtgCTCAGGATAAGACAGGTGTTGAGACTGATGGAGatggagaaaagaaagaaaatgtcccTGCAGAATCCAAAACttccaagaagaagaaaaagaaggataaagcTTCCAAGGAGGTGAAAGAATCTCAAGATCAACCCAACAGTTCTGACACAAACAATGGGCCCGATTTGGCCACAGGCACCGAAAATGTGGAGGAGGATACATCTACTGTTGATGTGAAAGAGCGTCTCAAGAAAGTTGCTtctacaaagaagaagaagtctaGTAAAGAAATGGATGCTGCTGCAAGAGCTGCTGCTCAAGAGGCTGCTGCAAGGAGTGCAAGGCTTGCTGCtgcaaagaaaaaagagaagaaccATTATAACCAGCAACCCATCCGGTAA